One window of Acidobacteriota bacterium genomic DNA carries:
- a CDS encoding D-2-hydroxyacid dehydrogenase: MKMLIYPAVEAERLQKIVEAAGPMSVVNADGEEAALREIADADAFFGKLTPPLLAAAGRLSWVQSPTASLEHYMFPALVDHPCRLTNMRGIYADVIADHVFGYIICFARNFPLYIRQQLRSHWEAAGGEAERSGFVLGPSSVSGMDRAHRHLPDSTLGIVGLGSIGSEIARRGLAFGMRVLAVDPQQQQAPDGVEALWRPDRLPDLLSASDFVVVAAPHTPETEKLFRRPLFRQMKPDAYFINIGRGMIVDLADLTDALQAGEIAGAGLDVFETEPLPPDHPLWKMDNVIVTPHVAAATPRIAERHLGVLLDNVRRFAAGKPLRNLVDKARWY, translated from the coding sequence ATGAAGATGCTGATTTATCCAGCGGTTGAAGCGGAACGGCTCCAAAAGATCGTGGAGGCCGCCGGGCCCATGTCGGTGGTGAACGCCGACGGGGAGGAGGCGGCCCTGCGGGAGATCGCCGACGCCGACGCCTTTTTCGGAAAGCTCACGCCGCCGCTGCTGGCGGCTGCAGGGCGTTTGAGTTGGGTACAGTCTCCCACCGCCAGCCTGGAGCACTACATGTTCCCGGCGCTGGTGGACCACCCCTGCCGGCTCACCAACATGCGCGGGATCTATGCCGACGTCATTGCCGACCACGTCTTCGGCTACATCATCTGCTTCGCCCGCAATTTCCCCCTGTACATTCGGCAGCAGCTCCGCTCTCACTGGGAAGCGGCGGGCGGGGAGGCCGAACGCTCGGGTTTTGTCCTGGGACCCTCGAGCGTCAGCGGCATGGACCGCGCCCACCGGCATCTTCCGGATTCGACCCTGGGAATCGTCGGTCTGGGTAGCATCGGCTCCGAAATCGCCCGGCGAGGACTGGCCTTCGGGATGCGGGTGCTTGCCGTGGATCCCCAGCAACAGCAGGCCCCGGATGGGGTGGAGGCCCTGTGGAGGCCGGACCGCCTGCCCGACCTGCTCTCCGCCAGCGATTTCGTGGTGGTTGCGGCCCCGCACACGCCGGAGACCGAAAAGCTGTTCCGCCGGCCTCTCTTTCGACAGATGAAGCCGGACGCCTACTTCATCAACATCGGCCGTGGGATGATTGTGGACCTGGCAGACCTGACCGATGCGCTGCAAGCGGGCGAGATCGCGGGCGCCGGACTGGATGTCTTCGAGACTGAGCCCCTTCCCCCGGACCATCCGCTCTGGAAGATGGACAACGTGATCGTCACGCCGCACGTGGCTGCGGCCACTCCCAGAATCGCCGAGCGCCACCTAGGAGTTCTACTGGACAACGTGCGCCGTTTCGCCGCCGGCAAACCCCTGCGCAACCTGGTTGATAAGGCCAGGTGGTATTAG
- a CDS encoding type II toxin-antitoxin system Phd/YefM family antitoxin — protein MKEINATDAKNRFSKLLDAVQCAPVRVTRKGRSVAVMMSVQHYERLRGAAWERSTVTMDTLG, from the coding sequence ATGAAAGAGATCAACGCAACGGATGCCAAGAACCGCTTCAGCAAATTGCTGGACGCCGTGCAGTGTGCGCCTGTGAGGGTGACCCGGAAAGGTCGTTCGGTCGCCGTGATGATGTCAGTGCAACACTATGAGCGGCTTCGCGGCGCTGCCTGGGAGCGTTCGACAGTGACTATGGACACCCTGGGCTAG